The Chryseobacterium glaciei DNA window GACTTTCCGGAAGCGGAAAATCTTCATTGGCTTTTGATACGATTTTTGCCGAAGGTCAGCGTCGTTATATCGAAACATTTTCAGCGTATGCCCGTCAGTTTTTGGGAGGTTTGGAACGTCCTGATGTAGATAAAATTGAAGGACTTTCACCTGTAATTGCTATCGAACAGAAGACAACCAACAAAAACCCTCGTTCAACAGTAGGAACCGTTACAGAATTGTACGATTATCTTCGTCTTTTGTATGCGAGAGTTTCGGATGCTTATTCACTTTCCACAGGAAAAAAATTGGTAAGCTACACGGAAGAACAGATTCTGGATACCATCAAACAAAATTATAAAGGGGAGAAATTGATGTTGATGGCGCCTGTTGTGCGTTCCAGAAAAGGTCATTACCACGAACTTTTTGTTCAGATGGCTAAAAAAGGATACGGACAGGCAAGAATTGATGGAGAATTACAAGATATTGAATACGATTTAAAACTTGACCGTTACAAAACCCACGACATCGACATTGTGATCGACCGTTGGATCATCGGAGAAAGTGCTTCCGAAAGCAGAATGGAAAAATCATTACGTACAGCAACGGAAATGGGAGAAGGCCTGATCGGAATTCAGAAGTTGGGAAGTACGGAAATTGAATATTTCTCAAAAAACTTAATGGATGCAGAAACAGGTCATTCATTAGCATTGCCCGAGCCCAATACTTTTTCGTTCAACTCTCCAAAAGGGAGTTGCCCAGATTGTAAAGGTTTAGGAACCATCAAAAAAATCAACACTGATTATTTTGTTGAAAATAATAAATTATCAATCAATCAAGGAGGGTTATTGCCTTTAGAAGATATTAAATCTAATAAATGGATCTTGTCTCAGATCAAAAGTATTCTTGAGATCTTCGGACTTGGTTTAACGACTCCTTTTAAAGATATTCCGGAAGAAGCATTAGACTATATATATAATGGTTGTCATAAAGAATTTAATAAAGATCTGAAATATGCAGGAATTGCGAAGAAGATAAAGATCAGTTTTGATGGTTTGATTCCTTTTATGGAAGAAATGATTGATGAAAGAGAATCTTACGAAGCTATTTTACTGGAAAGACATTTCACAACAGAAGAAACTTGTCCTTCATGTGGCGGAGCTCGTCTTCAACCTGGAAGTTTAAGTTTTAAAATTGATGGAAAAAATATTGCTGAGGTTAACGGATTAAGTTTAGCCGACCTGAAAGACTGGTTAGCTGATATTAAAGACAAGTTTTCCGAAAAACATAAAATCATCGCTCACGAAATTTTAAAGGAAATCGAAACCAGACTTCAATTCTTATTAGATGTTGGTTTGGATTATTTAAGTTTGAGCAGAAGTTCAAAAACACTTTCGGGAGGAGAATCTCAAAGAATTCGTCTGGCAACACAGATAGGTTCTCAATTGGTGAATGTCTTGTATATTTTGGATGAACCAAGTATCGGATTACACCAAAGAGACAACGAAAGGCTTATTGCTTCATTAAAAAATCTTAGAGACATTGGAAACTCTGTTTTGGTAGTTGAACACGACAAAGATATGATCCTTGAAGCCGATGAGGTATTGGATATTGGTCCAAGAGCCGGAAAATTCGGTGGTGAGATTCTTTGGCAGGGAAAACCAAAAGACTTATTGAAAGCTGATACAATAACAGCCGATTATATTACAGGAAAAAGAAAAATTGAAGTTCCTGCTGAAAGAAGAGCCGGGAACGGAAAAAATATAGTTCTAAAAGGAGCAACAGGAAACAATCTTAAAAATGTCAACCTTGATATTCCGTTAGGAAAATTGGTAGTTGTAACAGGAATTTCAGGAAGTGGAAAATCTTCTTTGATCAATGGGACTTTGTATCCGATCCTTAACAAACATTTTTACAGAGCTGTTCAGGAACCTTTGCCTTACAAGAAAATCGAAGGACTTGACAATATTGATAAAATCGTAGATGTAGATCAGACTCCGATCGGAAGAACACCTCGTTCAAATCCTGCAACCTACACGGGAATGTTTACAGACATCAGAAATCTTTTTGCAGAATTACCGGAAAGTAAAATTCGTGGGTATAAGCCGGGAAGATTTTCTTTCAACGTAAAAGGCGGAAGATGCGAAACCTGTCAGGGTGGTGGTTTGAAAGTCATTGAAATGAATTTCTTACCTGATGTTTATGTTCATTGTGAAACTTGTAATGGAAAACGTTTTAACAGAGAAACGCTGGAAGTTCGTTACAAAGGAAAATCTATTTCTGATGTGTTGGATATGACGATTGATGAAGCGGTAGATTTCTTCCAACCGATTCCTAAGATTTTTGCTAAGGTTAAAACTTTGCAAGATGTAGGTTTGGGATATATCACATTGGGACAACAATCGACTACACTTTCTGGGGGAGAGGCTCAACGTATTAAGTTAGCGACAGAATTAGCAAAAAGACAAACCGGAAATACATTATATATTCTTGATGAACCAACAACGGGACTTCATTTTGAGGACGTAAAAATTCTGATGGAAGCAATCAATCAATTGGTAGAACTAGGAAATTCATTCATTATTATTGAACATAATATGGATGTGATAAAATTAGCAGATCATATTATCGACGTTGGCCCAGAAGGTGGAAAATACGGCGGAGAAATTGTAGCCAAAGGAACTCCTGAGGAGATTGTGAAATCTAAAAAGAGTTTGACGGGGAAGTTTTTGAAGAGGGAATTGGAGTAAATCTTAATACATGAACACATTAGCACAAAAAGATGGAAGAAACTCAAAGTATTTTGAAATTCAGGAAGACGGAGTTTTTGTAAAAAATAATTTTGCAAAAGAAATAAATGAGTATAAGGTTTATTTTTCTGATATTCAGGATGATGAAACTGTATTTAGAAAAAAGAAAGATCCTGTATTGATTGGAATAGTCATTTCTATGGTATTTAATTCGATATTGGTAACTATCTTTATTAACGACAGTTATCAACTTTCCTATTCAATAGGCATGATCGTTTTTGTTATTGCCTTGTTTCCTACTTTGATTGTAGGTGGTATATGTAATAATGAATTCAGAAAGGAAAATTCTAAAAGTCTTACAGCTTCAAAGCCTATTATTTTTTCTTATGCGAAGAAAGAAATGGAAGAGGTTAATTCATTTATTACTAAAATTAAGGAAAGTAAGAAAGACTATTATTTGAGAGAATATTATAAAGTAGACAATTTGATTCCAACTCATGTACAAATATCAAGAATTCATTGGCTTTATGAAAGTAAGTATATTAATGAAAGCGATGCAAAATTTATTTTAGATGAAATTGATAGTAAGAGAATTATAGAAGGTTTATAATTTTAAAATACAGGCTAAACAGACAAAGTTTAGCCTTTCTCATACCCAATATTAACTTCCAATGTTAAATTTTCAATTATTTTAAAATTTTATTTGATTGATAATCAGTATTTTAAATTTCAATGTTAACCCAATGTTAACGACATGTGAATTTAATATTAATTATTTTTAATACCTTTGGTCAAGAGATACAAAATAAGTTTAATATAATATTTAAAACCAAAGAGTTATGAAAAATAAAATTCAAATATTCGTTGCTACAGTTTTCGTTTGTGGATTTATGGCAGTTGTAAATACAGTTAAAGCTCAGACCACTTCAAATAATACGATTCAGGAAGTACAACTGAATAAGAATGATGCTTTCAGTGAGATCAGAAATCTTTTGATGTCTAATTTCGACTTTACAAATTCTGATTACAAACAAGGTGTTGTGAATTCTCAGGTGCAGTTTGAAGTTGCCGAAAACGGAAAAATTGTAAATGTACATTCTAAAGGAGACTGCAAAAATGTAAGTAAAGAAATTGAAAAAGTATTAAGCAGCCTTCAATATAAAATTGACAGCAAAAAGCTTAATGAAAATATGATCGCTTCTACCTACGTGATGCCTGTAAAAGTAGACATCAACAACAGATAATATTTATAAGATATTTTATATAAAAACCACACAATCAATTTGTGTGGTTTTGTTTTTTTATAGTGATTAATCTTTAACAACTTTGCGAATTTTAAAACAGTCAGTTTGTCAAAAAAACTTTGTGCTCTTTACGTTTAAAAATATATTATTAAGTATTATTTAAAACTGTAAATAGTGAAAATTTTAAATATAAAATTGTAATAATTGAGTATGAATTTCGTTTTAACTTTAACCAACAAAATTAAAACAATATGAAAAATTTAAAGAAACTTAACAAAGAAGAACTAAAGTCTGTGTACGGTGGACAGCCAAAAAAGTATTGTGTATACTGTGAAAGATTGAATCAGACGGTATGCAGCGAGGTTCCAATTGCTCAATGTCCGTAAAAAACAAAAGCTGCTTGAATCAAGCAGCTTTTTTATGTTGAAAATTTAAATTTATTTTTTAGCTCCGGAAATAAAACTTTGTAAATTAGATTTCAAATCCTTTCCTGCTGCCTGCTTATCAGAGAAAGTAATGTTATCTACTTTCCATCCGCTGTCAATAGCATTTACTAAATGTACTGTATCGGTCCAAGTGATTTTCGGAGAAACTTGTGAATTTTCGAAATCAACTGTAACATTGGCCATCATACCAACAGGTTTTGTGCTTTCCGTAACATCAATCGATTTTATTTTATACGTTGTAAATCCTTCGTATAAACTCGTGAAGGTTGATCCTTCCATTAATAAAGGCTTATCTGTAGGATGGTCACTCTTTTTTACTTTCTCAACATCAGCTTTTGATATATTTATTGCTTCTTGAAAAGTTTTTTCCAATTCGTTTGAGAATAGGTCTTTTGTAATCGGTTTGCCATAAATTACATCACTGGACTTTCCGTAAGTCGTATACAATGTATTTACTTTTTGAGTGATTTCAGCATCAGTCGATGTTTTAGGTTTAGCTTCTTTGTTTTTACAGCTTGTAAAAACAAGAAGAATACTTAGGCAAAAAAATAATTGCTTCATAATTTTTGTGTTGTATTTAATTTTTTCGAAAAAAGGAAATCAAAACTTATGCCAACATGAGCATGAAAATTACGTTATCTATTTACGATTTCGTATTTCTTTTTCAGGTTTAAGAAAAATTTTTCATAGGTTACAAAAGATAGCCATGATATAAGAATAGATATCAATAGAACGGTAGAATATAATACTGTATTATACAAAAAAAGGTTATCTGTTTTCGGGATGTATCTTACTAATAAAATAACAATGATCCAGTGATAAAGATAAATGCCGTAAGATATTTTCCCTAAAAATCTAGTAACAGAATTATCAATATTTATTTTAGGATGCTGAACAATGTTATAAATTGAAAAAGCAAACAATACAGCATAAATTTCATCACCTAAATGTGCGGTTTTAAATTGAAAGAACCACAATACAAAAGGAAGCAATGTTAAAGCTATGGTTAAGAAATTATATTTAAACAAAATCTTATTAATGTATTCTTTATTCCTGAAAAATAAGAAACCAATCAAAGTGCCTATTCCTAAACAATTGAATTTTGTTCCATAAAAGAATCGACTAATTATAGTGTAAATTTCTTCACTTTTAAAAAAAATCTGATTGATAAACTTTAAGCCGAAAGGTAGGAGCGTAAAAAATACAATTAGTGCAATAATATAGTTTAATGCTTTTTTTCTTTTTGAGATAAACATGAAAATTAATGGCCAGACAATATAAAATTGCTCCTCAACGCCTATTGACCAGATCTGTGGACTGATGTCCCATGTTTCCTGTAATGCATACGCTACGTTTGGAAATATTAACGCAGGTAATAAAATTCTAATCAAAGAATAATCCGGATTGAATATAATATAAGAAAGGAATAATACTAGGTAGTAAAGCGGCCAGATCCTTAAAACTCTTCTCATATAAAAGTTTTTGAGATCGATACGGCCACTTTTTTCCTGTTCTGCTAACAACAAATAAGTAATTAGAAATCCGCTGATCACAAAAAATAAGATTACAGAAAGATGGCCGTCTGGATAAATTAGGGTAGGATTATCAATAAAATTATGAATCCCGTTGTCTTTTTTGATGATTTCCACATGATCCACCACCACAATTGTCGCGGCTAATGCTCTTAATGTATCTAATCCCTTTAAATGTTTCATCATCTATGACCTGATTGACGGCAAA harbors:
- a CDS encoding bacteriocin-like protein, whose product is MKNLKKLNKEELKSVYGGQPKKYCVYCERLNQTVCSEVPIAQCP
- the uvrA gene encoding excinuclease ABC subunit UvrA, with protein sequence MSKSKEYIEVYGAREHNLKNINVKIPRNELVVITGLSGSGKSSLAFDTIFAEGQRRYIETFSAYARQFLGGLERPDVDKIEGLSPVIAIEQKTTNKNPRSTVGTVTELYDYLRLLYARVSDAYSLSTGKKLVSYTEEQILDTIKQNYKGEKLMLMAPVVRSRKGHYHELFVQMAKKGYGQARIDGELQDIEYDLKLDRYKTHDIDIVIDRWIIGESASESRMEKSLRTATEMGEGLIGIQKLGSTEIEYFSKNLMDAETGHSLALPEPNTFSFNSPKGSCPDCKGLGTIKKINTDYFVENNKLSINQGGLLPLEDIKSNKWILSQIKSILEIFGLGLTTPFKDIPEEALDYIYNGCHKEFNKDLKYAGIAKKIKISFDGLIPFMEEMIDERESYEAILLERHFTTEETCPSCGGARLQPGSLSFKIDGKNIAEVNGLSLADLKDWLADIKDKFSEKHKIIAHEILKEIETRLQFLLDVGLDYLSLSRSSKTLSGGESQRIRLATQIGSQLVNVLYILDEPSIGLHQRDNERLIASLKNLRDIGNSVLVVEHDKDMILEADEVLDIGPRAGKFGGEILWQGKPKDLLKADTITADYITGKRKIEVPAERRAGNGKNIVLKGATGNNLKNVNLDIPLGKLVVVTGISGSGKSSLINGTLYPILNKHFYRAVQEPLPYKKIEGLDNIDKIVDVDQTPIGRTPRSNPATYTGMFTDIRNLFAELPESKIRGYKPGRFSFNVKGGRCETCQGGGLKVIEMNFLPDVYVHCETCNGKRFNRETLEVRYKGKSISDVLDMTIDEAVDFFQPIPKIFAKVKTLQDVGLGYITLGQQSTTLSGGEAQRIKLATELAKRQTGNTLYILDEPTTGLHFEDVKILMEAINQLVELGNSFIIIEHNMDVIKLADHIIDVGPEGGKYGGEIVAKGTPEEIVKSKKSLTGKFLKRELE
- a CDS encoding acyltransferase family protein, translating into MMKHLKGLDTLRALAATIVVVDHVEIIKKDNGIHNFIDNPTLIYPDGHLSVILFFVISGFLITYLLLAEQEKSGRIDLKNFYMRRVLRIWPLYYLVLFLSYIIFNPDYSLIRILLPALIFPNVAYALQETWDISPQIWSIGVEEQFYIVWPLIFMFISKRKKALNYIIALIVFFTLLPFGLKFINQIFFKSEEIYTIISRFFYGTKFNCLGIGTLIGFLFFRNKEYINKILFKYNFLTIALTLLPFVLWFFQFKTAHLGDEIYAVLFAFSIYNIVQHPKINIDNSVTRFLGKISYGIYLYHWIIVILLVRYIPKTDNLFLYNTVLYSTVLLISILISWLSFVTYEKFFLNLKKKYEIVNR